A stretch of the Phyllopteryx taeniolatus isolate TA_2022b chromosome 5, UOR_Ptae_1.2, whole genome shotgun sequence genome encodes the following:
- the saal1 gene encoding protein saal1: MDCSIDGAEDVASETCSLQRGDHPPEMERNPSPPPDTADGDEAEHTDAIGDTVYSKHWLFSTLSRLIQMVTKPPEDSEGQMQLTEDEEEDLCRVWDMAMDKDVAGFLQEFKAPDILLGVIAKSGNPRLTEICVGILGNIACFPDTCLTLSQNEDLGAVLLLLFGHTDPPTLLETSRLILTCISQKHVSSLWLQRIRQQTSVSSNLLFIMSSSTNTDLLEKVGELVDKLFDLDEELMKSWITARPSEEGDDGDGCLDLAPCLLEAAKQLRSESPNGLEVYLHVMQLLTTINEGLQMFASSEGPGKAVWNFLCEVVCEDLCQPNDLGVVLQEHKGTLVQAFSILQALYGLQEQWRSKDDTSLSLTGTILRVIQYQSEHKEGSSSTEDAQDEQFLTLSEITSEFLSDLCFQISKDTVAALVKRSYLTEKTCLTAFGSLLPNYLTSFQHLLLMLSETEPELADKVRKRFPV, encoded by the exons ATGG ATTGCAGTATTGATGGTGCTGAAGACGTAGCAAGCGAGACATGCTCACTACAGAGAGGAGATCACCCTCCAGAAATGGAACGTAACCCCTCACCTCCCCCGGACACAGCTgatggtgatgaggctgaacaCACGGATGCCATTGGAGACACTGTGTACAGCAAGCACTGGCTTTTCAGCACACTGTCTCGCCTCATCCAG ATGGTCACAAAACCTCCAGAGGACTCAGAAGGTCAGATGCAACTCACtgaagatgaggaagaagaTCTCTGCCGAGTTTGGGATATGGCAATGGATAAG GACGTGGCTGGTTTCTTGCAGGAGTTTAAAGCTCCAGACATCCTTCTTGGAGTGATAGCCAAATCTGGTAATCCACGTCTCACA GAAATTTGTGTAGGGATACTTGGGAACATTGCTTGCTTCCCAGACACTTGTCTGACTCTTAGTCAAAATGAAGACTTGGG GGCGGTGCTGTTGCTTCTGTTCGGGCATACAGATCCGCCAACCCTTCTTGAGACAAGCAG GTTGATTCTGACCTGCATCTCCCAAAAGCATGTCAGTTCCCTTTGGCTCCAGCGAATACGACAGCAGACGTCTGTGAGCTCCAACCTTCTTTTCATCATGTCCAGTTCAACCAACA CCGACCTGCTTGAGAAGGTCGGCGAGCTCGTTGACAAGCTGTTTGACCTTGACGAGGAGCTGATGAAAAGTTGGATTACAGCTCGGCCTAGTGAGGAGGGTGATGATGGTGACGGCTGTCTGGATTTAGCCCCGTGCCTTCTTGAGGCTGCCAAGCAGCTAAG ATCAGAGAGTCCAAATGGTTTGGAGGTTTACCTAcatgtcatgcagctcttaaccACAATAAATGAGGGCCTACAAATGTTTG CTTCCAGTGAAGGACCAGGAAAAGCAGTGTGGAATTTTTTGTGCGAGGTTGTCTGTGAAGACCTCTGCCAGCCAAATGATCTTGGAGTTGTTCTGCAGGAGCACAAAGGTACTTTGGTGCAGGCCTTTTCTATCTTACAAGCACTCTATGGACTCCAGGAGCAGTGGCGCAGCAAAGATGACACAA GTCTATCTCTTACTGGAACCATTTTGCGGGTGATCCAGTACCAGAGTGAACACAAAGAAGGGTCTTCCAGTACGGAAGATGCACAAGATGAGCAGTTCCTGACTTTATCAGAAATCACTAGTGAATTTCTGTCAGACCTATGTTTTCAGATTTCCAAG gacACAGTAGCGGCCTTAGTAAAGAGAAGTTACCTGACAGAGAAGACTTGTCTAACAGCTTTTGGCAGTTTACTCCCAAACTACCTGACATCA TTTCAGCACCTGCTGCTCATGTTGTCCGAAACGGAGCCTGAATTGGCTGACAAGGTGAGGAAGCGGTTTCCTGTCTGA